From the genome of Halorussus caseinilyticus, one region includes:
- a CDS encoding DUF7490 domain-containing protein, whose amino-acid sequence MNRETILAGAIALVVAVSVLAVAVVPGAIADADTERDPVRPGHLDIQEVSIAPGPVSGGTATLQVDTRLAHSRGRSENVSVLVRAVHLESGLVETTKQTPVSTISGEREVSVLQNVSVERSGGYRVETIVYRDDERIAEGSKEVRGVGTLTPEYARTSVRFHWQGGDGLPPIEYTVADAADNRTTLDVSTFLTNEGDAASKELRVVFTARQADSNIVADRASVEVGTVRPGRTATPSVELAVPDGYNYYLDAVLWKDGVIVGTARSVANLNPTETVEANETVREVGLEVGDFDGDRQDEKRRDYEETVTESAAADGGVPGFGVGAATAALVGALLLARRRNS is encoded by the coding sequence ATGAACCGCGAGACGATACTGGCGGGTGCAATCGCCCTCGTCGTCGCGGTGTCCGTCCTCGCCGTCGCCGTGGTCCCCGGCGCGATAGCCGACGCCGACACCGAACGCGACCCGGTTCGGCCCGGCCACCTCGACATCCAAGAGGTGTCCATCGCACCCGGCCCGGTGTCGGGCGGCACCGCGACCCTACAGGTCGATACCCGCCTCGCACACTCCAGAGGTCGCTCCGAGAACGTCTCCGTCCTCGTCCGGGCGGTCCACCTCGAATCCGGACTGGTCGAGACGACGAAACAGACCCCGGTTTCGACCATCTCGGGCGAGCGCGAAGTCTCGGTCCTCCAGAACGTCTCGGTCGAGCGGTCGGGCGGTTATCGCGTCGAGACCATCGTCTACCGCGACGACGAGCGAATCGCCGAGGGGAGCAAGGAGGTCCGCGGCGTCGGCACCCTGACGCCGGAGTACGCCCGGACCAGCGTCCGGTTCCACTGGCAGGGCGGCGACGGCCTGCCGCCGATAGAGTACACCGTCGCGGACGCCGCGGACAATCGGACGACCCTCGACGTTTCGACGTTCCTCACCAACGAAGGAGACGCCGCTTCCAAGGAGTTACGAGTCGTGTTCACCGCGCGGCAGGCCGACTCGAACATCGTCGCCGACCGCGCGTCGGTCGAAGTCGGCACCGTCCGACCCGGCCGGACCGCCACCCCGAGCGTCGAACTCGCCGTGCCCGACGGCTACAACTACTACCTCGACGCGGTGCTGTGGAAGGACGGCGTTATCGTCGGCACGGCCCGGAGCGTAGCGAACCTGAACCCGACCGAAACTGTCGAAGCCAACGAGACGGTCCGCGAAGTCGGTCTGGAAGTCGGCGACTTCGACGGCGACCGACAGGACGAGAAGAGACGCGACTACGAGGAGACGGTCACCGAGAGCGCGGCGGCAGACGGCGGCGTGCCCGGATTCGGCGTCGGCGCGGCAACCGCGGCGCTGGTCGGCGCGCTACTGCTCGCGCGGAGGAGGAACTCATGA
- the ppk1 gene encoding polyphosphate kinase 1: MSSERPRADDADAERIESERVETETTDAETPESDFDRDDPRYYLNRELGELEFQKRVLAEATDERNPLLERVKFLAIFTTNMDEFFRKRVGGLKQQIAAGVSERTPDGRTPREQWEAIHETARPMFERQTDCYHETVRPALADAGIRILDYDDLSAGERRDLRGYFESSVLPTLTPLTFDPAHPFPHISNLSLSLGVLTREDPDDDLTFSRVKVPQNRPRLVRVGGDPDGDAAASGREDRFVLLEDVIADNLDLLFPNVEIVDYSTFRVTRNAEVGRDEEVAEDLIEMIEEVLEERRFATVVRLEIEDDAHPKVREILADKLGVGDREVFERRGPLAFRDFDSLLDLDRPELKLDSWSPKPHPRLADAGASADGGDIFAEIRDDDVLVHHPYHSFTGTVQQFLDAAAHDPDVLAIKAAIYRTASDSKVVETLIEAARNGKQVAVMVELKARFDEENNLEWAKKLEAEGIHVAYGTIGYKTHTKTSLVVRDEGEGVQLYSHVGTGNYHSETAKKYEDLGLLTADRDVGQDLVKLFNYFTGHSLHEQYRELLVAPGNMRERFVEKIRNEAECARRGEDARIVAKMNRLEDPEIVAELYEASMAGVDIHLVVRDICRLRPGLEGVSENIDVYSVVGRFLEHSRIYHFENDDPGYYVGSADWMTRNLDNRVEAVTPIEDPRLRERLDCVLATILSDNRNRWAMNADGSYDRIRPAEGEEVRNAQEIFMREAEETLRQRDGSR; this comes from the coding sequence ATGTCGAGCGAGCGACCGCGAGCGGACGACGCCGACGCCGAGCGAATCGAGTCGGAGCGAGTCGAGACCGAGACGACCGACGCCGAGACCCCCGAATCCGACTTCGACCGCGACGACCCTCGGTACTACCTCAACCGGGAACTCGGCGAACTGGAGTTCCAGAAGCGCGTCCTCGCGGAGGCGACCGACGAGCGCAACCCCCTGTTGGAGCGCGTGAAGTTCCTCGCCATCTTCACGACCAACATGGACGAGTTCTTCCGCAAGCGGGTCGGCGGCCTGAAACAGCAGATTGCGGCCGGGGTCAGCGAGCGAACGCCCGACGGTCGCACCCCGCGCGAGCAGTGGGAGGCGATTCACGAGACCGCTCGGCCGATGTTCGAGCGCCAGACCGACTGCTACCACGAGACCGTTCGGCCCGCGCTCGCCGACGCCGGAATTCGGATTCTGGACTACGACGACCTCTCGGCGGGCGAGCGCCGCGACCTCAGAGGGTACTTCGAAAGTTCAGTCCTGCCGACGCTGACGCCGCTGACGTTCGACCCCGCACACCCCTTCCCGCACATCTCGAACCTCAGCCTCTCGCTCGGGGTGTTGACCCGCGAAGACCCGGACGACGACCTCACCTTCTCGCGAGTGAAGGTCCCGCAGAACCGCCCGCGACTCGTCCGCGTCGGCGGCGACCCCGACGGGGACGCCGCCGCGAGCGGACGGGAAGACCGGTTCGTCCTGCTGGAGGACGTTATCGCCGACAACCTCGACCTGCTGTTTCCGAACGTCGAAATCGTGGACTACTCGACGTTCCGGGTGACGCGAAACGCCGAAGTCGGCCGCGACGAGGAGGTGGCCGAGGACCTCATCGAGATGATAGAGGAGGTGCTGGAGGAACGGCGATTCGCCACGGTCGTCCGACTCGAAATCGAGGACGACGCCCATCCGAAGGTCCGGGAAATCCTCGCCGACAAACTCGGCGTGGGCGACCGCGAGGTGTTCGAGCGCCGGGGACCGCTGGCGTTCCGGGACTTCGACTCGCTTCTGGACCTCGACCGACCCGAACTCAAACTCGATAGCTGGTCGCCCAAACCGCACCCGAGACTCGCCGACGCGGGCGCGAGCGCCGACGGCGGCGACATCTTCGCCGAAATCCGCGACGACGACGTGCTGGTCCACCACCCCTACCACTCGTTCACCGGGACGGTCCAGCAGTTCCTCGACGCCGCGGCCCACGACCCCGACGTGCTGGCTATCAAGGCGGCCATCTACCGGACCGCCAGCGACTCGAAGGTGGTCGAGACCCTCATCGAGGCGGCCCGGAACGGCAAGCAGGTCGCGGTGATGGTCGAACTCAAGGCCCGGTTCGACGAGGAGAACAATCTGGAGTGGGCCAAGAAACTGGAGGCCGAGGGCATCCACGTCGCCTACGGCACCATCGGCTACAAGACCCACACAAAGACCTCGCTGGTCGTCCGCGACGAGGGCGAGGGCGTCCAGTTGTACTCCCACGTCGGCACGGGTAACTACCACTCCGAGACCGCCAAGAAGTACGAGGACCTCGGTCTGCTGACCGCGGACCGCGACGTAGGCCAAGACCTTGTGAAACTGTTCAACTACTTCACGGGTCACTCGCTCCACGAGCAGTACCGCGAGTTGCTGGTCGCGCCCGGTAACATGCGCGAGCGGTTCGTGGAGAAGATTCGCAACGAGGCCGAGTGCGCCCGCAGGGGCGAGGACGCCCGCATCGTCGCCAAGATGAACCGACTGGAGGACCCCGAAATCGTCGCGGAACTCTACGAGGCGTCGATGGCCGGGGTGGACATCCACCTCGTGGTCCGAGACATCTGTCGTCTCCGGCCCGGTTTGGAGGGCGTCAGCGAGAACATCGACGTGTACAGCGTCGTCGGCCGGTTCCTCGAACACTCCCGCATCTACCACTTCGAGAACGACGACCCCGGCTACTACGTCGGGTCGGCCGACTGGATGACCCGGAATCTGGACAACCGGGTCGAGGCCGTGACGCCAATCGAGGACCCGCGACTGCGCGAGCGTCTGGACTGCGTGCTGGCGACGATTCTCTCGGACAACCGGAACCGGTGGGCGATGAACGCCGACGGGAGTTACGACCGGATTCGGCCCGCGGAGGGCGAGGAAGTCAGGAACGCCCAAGAAATCTTCATGCGCGAGGCCGAGGAGACGCTACGCCAGCGCGACGGGTCGCGGTAG
- a CDS encoding metallophosphoesterase family protein, with product MAVTLGERRDTVTDSAFAECVPHERIDAEEWDDIYVVGDVHGCRAELETLLDRLDVTGDDFVAFVGDLVRKGPDTEGVLDLVRTRPNLVSIRGNNEAKILRGETDLDLSEANAEFVRSLPVALSWEGALVVHGGVDPRRELADHSVNDLLNMRAPHADEEYEGPLWYDEYDGATTVFSGHTVHERPHDADGGVALDTGCVHGGALTAYDWRAEEFVAVSAEETYVERSADKIVRLDGEKSVFE from the coding sequence ATGGCTGTCACACTGGGAGAGCGACGCGACACCGTGACCGACTCCGCCTTCGCCGAGTGCGTCCCCCACGAGCGAATCGACGCCGAGGAATGGGACGACATCTACGTCGTCGGCGACGTACACGGCTGTCGAGCCGAACTCGAAACGCTCCTCGACCGCCTCGACGTGACCGGCGACGACTTCGTGGCCTTCGTCGGGGACCTCGTTCGCAAGGGTCCCGACACCGAGGGCGTGCTGGACCTCGTGCGCACGCGACCCAACTTGGTGAGCATCCGGGGGAACAACGAGGCGAAGATTCTCCGGGGAGAGACAGACCTCGACCTCTCGGAGGCGAACGCCGAGTTCGTCCGGTCGCTCCCCGTCGCCCTCTCGTGGGAGGGCGCACTGGTCGTCCACGGCGGCGTGGACCCCCGGCGCGAACTCGCCGACCACAGCGTGAACGACCTGCTCAACATGCGCGCACCCCACGCCGACGAGGAGTACGAGGGACCGCTCTGGTACGACGAGTACGACGGCGCGACGACCGTCTTCTCGGGCCACACCGTCCACGAGCGACCCCACGACGCCGACGGCGGAGTCGCCCTCGACACCGGGTGCGTCCACGGCGGCGCGCTGACCGCTTACGACTGGCGCGCCGAGGAGTTCGTCGCGGTGTCGGCCGAGGAGACCTACGTCGAGCGGAGCGCGGACAAAATCGTCCGACTCGACGGCGAGAAGTCGGTGTTCGAGTAG
- a CDS encoding FxsA family protein — MLKRALIGLLLIPLVDALFLVYVATQLGAVLTVALVVLTALVGTLFVRAEGRHTIRRLQGTLEKGEVPADELTDGALLIAAGAFLLTPGLVTDTVGFLLAFPPSRILVREAVQKWVVKPYLEKKTGGFASGNVYTFGFPNAEDVSASGTGTGAGASGAGTGGASAGGASGSTASGQSDDDTYRVDDDAYDIEFEDREDEK, encoded by the coding sequence ATGCTCAAACGCGCACTAATCGGACTCCTGCTGATTCCGCTCGTAGACGCGCTGTTCCTCGTCTACGTGGCGACGCAACTCGGGGCCGTCCTCACGGTCGCGCTGGTGGTCCTGACCGCGCTGGTCGGGACGCTGTTCGTCCGCGCGGAGGGCCGTCACACCATCCGGCGACTTCAGGGGACCCTCGAAAAGGGCGAGGTCCCGGCCGACGAACTGACCGACGGTGCCCTGCTCATCGCGGCGGGCGCGTTCTTGCTCACGCCGGGTCTCGTCACCGACACCGTGGGCTTTCTGCTGGCGTTCCCGCCCTCGCGCATCCTCGTGCGCGAGGCGGTTCAGAAGTGGGTCGTCAAGCCCTACCTCGAGAAGAAGACCGGCGGGTTCGCCTCCGGCAACGTCTACACCTTCGGGTTCCCGAACGCCGAGGACGTGAGCGCCAGCGGAACCGGCACCGGCGCGGGCGCAAGCGGCGCGGGTACAGGCGGCGCAAGCGCGGGCGGAGCGAGCGGTTCGACCGCGAGCGGCCAGTCCGACGACGACACCTACCGCGTGGACGACGACGCCTACGACATCGAGTTCGAGGACCGCGAGGACGAGAAGTAG
- a CDS encoding ZIP family metal transporter, with translation MRISRLGLLGPVALVALTPLALRAGLTKVVGISWVAFAAMGGAAFLGERTGATTDAGRLVWGYGLASGAMITSAAVFIVPGAIGHHPRFGGFGIALGVLVGFSAHTLGHRAMHADLPFDHTAVELTAHSLAAGAVIGLVYGNMPDLGLLLGLSIVSHKGPAGYAAADRLRRADKPVSVILLPAAGVGLTALPSSLLTLPSSDPVNGLVFGFAAGVFLHVAMDFLPRCELGGEVYEVAQITDDAHALLDRLRAQAVVSTGLGAVAVFVAWVTIQGGV, from the coding sequence ATGCGCATCTCTCGTCTCGGACTCCTCGGTCCGGTCGCACTCGTCGCGCTCACACCGCTCGCGCTCCGGGCGGGACTGACAAAAGTCGTCGGCATCTCGTGGGTGGCGTTCGCCGCGATGGGCGGCGCGGCGTTCCTCGGCGAGCGAACCGGCGCGACGACCGACGCCGGACGACTCGTGTGGGGGTACGGTCTCGCCAGCGGCGCGATGATTACCAGCGCGGCGGTGTTCATCGTGCCGGGGGCCATCGGTCATCACCCGCGATTCGGCGGGTTCGGCATCGCGCTCGGCGTGCTGGTCGGGTTCTCGGCGCACACGCTCGGCCACCGGGCGATGCACGCCGACCTCCCCTTCGACCACACCGCGGTCGAACTGACCGCTCACTCGCTGGCCGCGGGCGCCGTCATCGGACTGGTGTACGGTAACATGCCGGACCTCGGACTCCTGCTCGGACTCTCTATCGTCTCCCATAAAGGTCCCGCAGGCTACGCCGCGGCGGACCGACTCCGACGGGCCGACAAACCCGTCTCGGTCATCCTGCTCCCCGCGGCGGGCGTCGGTCTCACCGCGCTTCCGTCGTCGCTGTTGACCCTACCGAGTAGCGACCCGGTGAACGGTCTCGTCTTCGGATTTGCGGCCGGGGTGTTCCTCCACGTCGCCATGGACTTCCTCCCGCGGTGCGAGTTGGGCGGCGAGGTGTACGAGGTGGCGCAAATCACCGACGACGCTCACGCTCTCTTGGACCGCCTCCGCGCGCAGGCCGTGGTGAGTACGGGTCTCGGGGCCGTCGCCGTGTTCGTCGCGTGGGTGACGATACAGGGCGGCGTGTAG
- a CDS encoding YqjF family protein — translation MHIASAVGDLPAVSLTWRDGLFAHWPVDPSRVRPLVPDELDVDTREGTAWVSALPSLVAASRPWFLPERVGLTFPQVNLRTYVRYGGRPGVYFLSLDAPTELGVRLARSVWDLPYHLADIDFETTGDVRRFDCQRVHTDESPARFAAEYRPTGRPAYADPDSLSAFLAERYRLYLVRGGSRGGSGTVWCARVEHDPWRLCPVEATVHADALLESVGLPAPAEDPVVHFAPSATFRVRTPFRPRAQVPI, via the coding sequence ATGCACATCGCTTCGGCCGTCGGCGACCTTCCCGCGGTGTCGCTGACGTGGCGAGACGGCCTGTTCGCCCACTGGCCGGTGGACCCCTCGCGGGTCCGACCGCTAGTCCCCGACGAACTCGACGTTGACACCCGCGAAGGGACCGCGTGGGTGTCGGCGCTCCCGTCGCTCGTGGCGGCGAGTCGGCCGTGGTTCCTGCCCGAACGCGTCGGTCTGACCTTCCCGCAGGTCAACCTCCGGACGTACGTCCGGTACGGGGGTCGGCCGGGCGTCTACTTCCTGAGTCTGGACGCGCCGACCGAACTCGGCGTCCGACTCGCCCGGTCGGTGTGGGACCTACCGTACCACCTCGCGGACATCGACTTCGAGACGACCGGCGATGTCCGGCGGTTCGACTGCCAGCGAGTCCACACCGACGAGTCGCCCGCGCGCTTCGCCGCCGAGTACCGACCCACCGGAAGGCCCGCCTACGCCGACCCGGACTCGCTGTCGGCCTTCCTCGCCGAGCGATACCGACTCTACCTCGTCCGCGGCGGGAGTCGCGGTGGGAGCGGGACGGTGTGGTGCGCGCGAGTCGAACACGACCCGTGGCGGCTCTGTCCGGTCGAGGCGACGGTTCACGCCGACGCACTGCTGGAGTCGGTCGGTCTGCCAGCACCCGCCGAGGACCCCGTGGTTCATTTCGCGCCGAGCGCCACGTTCAGGGTCCGGACGCCGTTCCGACCGCGGGCGCAAGTACCGATTTAG
- a CDS encoding pyridoxamine 5'-phosphate oxidase family protein, producing the protein MTTIPEEFRDLFEKKTFAHLSTLLPDGTPHSVPVWIDYDADENRLLVNTVRGSRKEQNARETAHVAVSMTDPDDPYRFLTVRGEVVELTEEGAVEHVNRLAKRYMGVEEYPRLGEEDGARVMLRIRPNSVTTGDPGDD; encoded by the coding sequence GTGACGACGATACCAGAGGAGTTCCGCGACCTGTTCGAGAAGAAGACGTTCGCTCACCTCTCGACGCTCCTGCCCGACGGGACGCCCCACTCCGTGCCGGTGTGGATAGATTACGACGCCGACGAGAACCGCCTGCTGGTCAACACGGTCCGGGGGTCCCGAAAGGAGCAGAACGCCCGCGAGACGGCCCACGTCGCCGTCTCGATGACGGACCCCGACGACCCCTACCGATTCCTGACGGTGCGGGGCGAGGTGGTCGAACTCACCGAGGAGGGCGCAGTCGAACACGTCAACCGACTCGCAAAACGCTACATGGGCGTCGAGGAGTACCCGCGCCTCGGCGAGGAAGACGGCGCGCGGGTGATGCTGAGGATTCGGCCCAACAGCGTCACCACGGGCGACCCCGGCGACGACTGA
- a CDS encoding SDR family NAD(P)-dependent oxidoreductase: MDGQTAVVTGASRGIGEAVARRFAAEGARVVACAREQDALDGTVEDIADDGGDVEAMRADVRDEFDVERLMETAARGSDGGIDVVVACAGVYHGSPGETPLADDAYSAFDDSFRTNARGVFATVKEALPHLAEGARVLVPSGSVARDAKPGYGSYAVSKAAAESVVRQFAAEIDPTVGVVDPGAVATDLTGGQGRDPEDAADLFFWAANDAPAEDVDGVVVGLKEFRKATA; this comes from the coding sequence ATGGACGGACAGACTGCGGTCGTGACCGGCGCGAGTCGTGGCATCGGCGAAGCGGTGGCCCGGCGGTTCGCCGCCGAGGGCGCGCGGGTCGTCGCCTGCGCCCGAGAACAGGACGCCCTCGACGGGACCGTCGAGGACATCGCGGACGACGGCGGCGACGTAGAGGCGATGCGCGCCGACGTGCGCGACGAGTTCGACGTGGAGCGACTGATGGAGACCGCGGCCCGCGGGAGCGACGGCGGCATCGACGTGGTAGTCGCCTGTGCCGGGGTCTACCACGGGAGTCCCGGCGAGACGCCGCTGGCCGACGACGCCTACTCCGCGTTCGACGACTCCTTCCGGACGAACGCCCGCGGCGTCTTCGCCACGGTCAAGGAGGCCCTGCCCCACCTCGCCGAGGGCGCGCGGGTGCTGGTCCCCTCGGGGTCGGTCGCCCGCGACGCGAAACCGGGCTACGGGTCCTACGCCGTCTCGAAGGCGGCCGCCGAGTCGGTCGTCCGACAGTTCGCCGCGGAAATCGACCCGACCGTGGGCGTCGTGGACCCCGGCGCGGTCGCTACCGACCTGACCGGCGGACAGGGCCGCGACCCCGAAGACGCCGCGGACCTTTTCTTCTGGGCCGCGAACGACGCGCCCGCCGAGGACGTTGACGGCGTCGTCGTCGGCCTGAAGGAGTTCCGGAAGGCGACGGCGTGA
- a CDS encoding metal-dependent hydrolase, producing MFRPGHYGVALAAYAPVGGLLLARGHPTAAVAGGAGVLWLTMLPDWDHRVPFVAHRGPTHTLPFAALVAGGAWAATNAAASATGLAGHAVEPVALPAFAAGIAALAVLAHLAADLLTPMGVALLWPVSDERYSLSVTPADSTLWNYALFALGVFATAVAASLGVELLTGGSP from the coding sequence ATGTTCAGGCCCGGTCACTACGGCGTGGCGCTCGCGGCGTACGCTCCCGTCGGCGGGTTGCTACTCGCCCGCGGACACCCGACGGCCGCCGTCGCGGGCGGTGCGGGCGTCCTCTGGTTGACGATGCTCCCCGACTGGGACCACCGCGTCCCGTTCGTCGCCCACCGCGGGCCGACCCACACCCTGCCGTTCGCGGCGCTGGTGGCGGGCGGCGCGTGGGCGGCCACGAACGCCGCCGCGAGTGCGACCGGTCTCGCCGGTCACGCGGTCGAACCGGTGGCGCTCCCGGCGTTCGCGGCGGGCATCGCCGCGCTCGCGGTTCTCGCGCACCTCGCGGCCGACCTGCTGACGCCGATGGGCGTGGCGCTTCTGTGGCCCGTCTCGGACGAACGCTACTCGCTGTCGGTGACGCCCGCCGACAGCACGCTCTGGAACTACGCGCTGTTCGCCCTCGGCGTCTTCGCGACCGCGGTGGCGGCGTCCCTCGGCGTGGAACTGCTGACTGGTGGGTCGCCCTGA
- a CDS encoding DUF7344 domain-containing protein has translation MSQAPNNSTGEETTNAPPEDRRGSCVRSLDEIFETLAAERRRNALYVLYRRAEGITLSELAEEIAGAEDADAERVATSLHHVHLPKLADVGVADYDPAAETVRLATDSEPFRRYLTAAEDERRPLRRGSDSATLSEF, from the coding sequence ATGAGTCAGGCACCGAACAATTCCACGGGGGAAGAGACCACGAACGCGCCGCCCGAAGACCGCCGTGGCTCGTGCGTCCGGTCGCTCGACGAGATTTTCGAGACACTCGCCGCGGAACGCCGCCGAAACGCGCTGTACGTGCTGTACCGACGTGCCGAAGGGATTACGCTGTCCGAACTCGCCGAGGAGATAGCCGGGGCCGAAGACGCCGACGCCGAACGTGTCGCCACGTCCCTCCACCACGTCCACCTCCCCAAACTCGCTGACGTGGGAGTCGCCGACTACGACCCCGCGGCCGAGACCGTACGCCTCGCCACCGACTCCGAACCGTTCCGACGCTACCTCACCGCCGCCGAAGACGAACGCCGACCGCTCCGACGGGGGTCCGACAGCGCCACGCTATCGGAGTTCTAA
- a CDS encoding ZIP family metal transporter, whose product MLSEWFVRIVGHDPVMQGLAGGVVIAAMNTLGAALVVVWRNPSERALDGALGFAAGVMLSASFTSLILPGIEIGGIRPVLVGFALGVVLLDRADQWVPHIHVVITGRGSRDSDEAGPDETRPDGDPHVETDTATGRERIDPDDARTASVLLFIVAITLHNMPEGLAVGVGFGSGNLGDALALMLAIGIQNIPEGLAVSVAAANAGFGSLFYATLAGVRAGLVEIPLAVFGAVAVGVAAPILPYAMGFAAGGMLFVISDEIVPETHARGHERVATLGTMVGVAVMLYLDVVLG is encoded by the coding sequence ATGCTGAGCGAGTGGTTCGTCCGAATCGTCGGCCACGACCCGGTGATGCAGGGTCTGGCAGGGGGCGTCGTCATCGCGGCGATGAACACCCTCGGGGCCGCGCTGGTCGTCGTCTGGCGGAATCCCTCCGAGCGCGCACTCGACGGCGCACTCGGGTTCGCGGCGGGCGTGATGCTGTCGGCGAGTTTCACCAGTCTCATCCTGCCGGGAATCGAAATCGGGGGCATCCGGCCCGTACTGGTCGGGTTCGCCCTCGGCGTCGTCCTCTTGGACCGGGCCGACCAGTGGGTCCCCCACATCCACGTCGTGATTACGGGTCGCGGGTCCCGCGACTCGGACGAGGCGGGACCCGACGAAACCCGACCCGACGGCGACCCTCACGTCGAAACCGACACCGCGACCGGTCGAGAGCGCATCGACCCCGACGACGCCCGGACCGCCTCGGTCCTGCTGTTCATCGTCGCCATCACGCTCCACAACATGCCCGAGGGGTTGGCGGTCGGCGTCGGATTCGGGTCCGGTAATCTGGGGGACGCGCTGGCGCTCATGCTCGCCATCGGGATTCAGAACATCCCCGAGGGACTCGCGGTGTCGGTCGCGGCCGCCAACGCCGGGTTCGGGTCGCTGTTCTACGCCACCCTCGCTGGCGTCCGGGCCGGACTCGTGGAGATTCCGCTGGCGGTGTTCGGTGCGGTCGCGGTCGGCGTCGCCGCCCCGATACTGCCCTACGCGATGGGGTTCGCCGCGGGCGGGATGCTGTTCGTCATCAGCGACGAAATCGTCCCGGAGACCCACGCCCGCGGCCACGAGCGGGTAGCCACCCTCGGGACGATGGTCGGGGTCGCCGTGATGCTCTACCTCGACGTGGTGCTGGGGTAG